Proteins from a single region of Salvelinus fontinalis isolate EN_2023a chromosome 15, ASM2944872v1, whole genome shotgun sequence:
- the LOC129811851 gene encoding uncharacterized protein LOC129811851 isoform X2 codes for MAPVGEVMGSWAVSVSKSFSPEVVVFSLLFLLLSIILLTLCTICGRQSFELQDGGGRVERTQSQLMRVVKLENTLAARENPMINDIRKNERDFSPIPEDSVPEQLPAEQDGIRIKPWRSHRVAPDQQGDSLGSLQIANGTPVAMTTISPSPPTTVDIGDLREVLNFTPELRSIPAPISVVEDDSILESVPPPVYSGDTLDTPIMNVHHTLVLDAPFVDSLNMDSLASVDAPIVNSLEPVDIPIVNDTDPLNIPIVNDLDLLETPAEFSSNFIAQLEKEGQVEGEDQGPSLGVRPQHTYEIFGELTPDEPSVEVDLTTPGYQTIAELVHESTTQPNDDTTMVTMPSDLASPDYEIIAELVQKLSATTLPDNEPIKTTGTDPGEDLDLTSPLSLVEEVEDGLSDRGWNPMYARVSRKLSRCPTPPPVPPPEDEEEEESLPPLPERSGEMEES; via the exons ATGGCGCCGGTGGGAGAGGTCATGGGGTCATGGGCAGTGTCAGTGTCGAAGTCATTCTCTCCAGAGGTCGTTGTTTTCtctctgctcttcctcctcctctccatcatcCTCCTCACCCTCTGCACTATCTGTGGAAG GCAATCCTTTGAGCTCCAGGACGGTggtgggagggtggagagaacccAGTCACAGCTGATGAGAGTG GTAAAGTTGGAGAACACCCTGGCCGCCAGGGAGAACCCCATGATCAATGACATCAGAAAAAACGAGAGAG ATTTCAGTCCCATACCTGAAGACAGTGTCCCAGAGCAGCTTCCTGCTGAGCAGGATGGCATCAGGATCAAACCCTGGAGGAGCCACAGGGTGGCGCCAGATCAGCAAG GTGATTCTCTAGGTTCCTTGCAGATTGCCAACGGAACCCCTGTGGCCATGACGACTAtatctccttctcctcccaccaCCGTCGACATCG GTGACCTGAGGGAGGTCCTGAACTTCACACCCGAGCTCCGCTCTATTCCAGCACCTATATCCGTGGTGGAAGATGACAGCATCCTCGAGTCCGTACCCCCACCTGTCTATTCAGGGGACACCCTGGACACCCCCATCATGAATGTTCACCACACCCTGGTGCTGGATGCCCCCTTCGTGGATTCCCTCAACATGGACAGCCTTGCATCTGTGGATGCCCCCATTGTGAACAGCCTTGAACCTGTCGATATCCCCATTGTGAATGACACTGACCCCCTCAATATCCCCATCGTGAACGACCTTGACCTCCTGGAGACCCCTGCAGAATTCAGCTCCAACTTTATCGCTCAGCTTGAAAAAGAGGGTCAGGTGGAGGGTGAGGACCAGGGCCCTTCCCTGGGGGTCCGACCCCAGCACACCTATGAGATCTTTGGGGAGCTCACACCTGATGAACCCTCTGTGGAAGTGGACCTGACAACCCCAGGCTATCAAACCATAGCTGAACTGGTCCACGAATCAACCACACAGCCTAACGATGACACAACCATGGTCACAATGCCCTCGGACCTGGCAAGCCCAGACTATGAGATTATAGCTGAACTGGTCCAGAAATTGAGCGCAACCACACTGCCTGACAATGAGCCAATAAAAACTACAGGCACAGACCCGGGGGAGGATCTTGACCTGACAAGCCCTCTCTCAttggtggaggaggtagaggatggTTTGAGTGACAGGGGGTGGAATCCAATGTACGCAAGGGTGAGCAGGAAGCTTAGTAGGTGCCCTACCCCACCCCCTGTGCCTCCGCCAGaggacgaggaagaggaggaatctTTACCTCCATTACCGGAAAgaagtggagagatggaggaatcgTAG
- the LOC129811851 gene encoding uncharacterized protein LOC129811851 isoform X1: MAPVGEVMGSWAVSVSKSFSPEVVVFSLLFLLLSIILLTLCTICGRQSFELQDGGGRVERTQSQLMRVVRDKTSNNNDDSYVLTRVTQKSVREEVKLENTLAARENPMINDIRKNERDFSPIPEDSVPEQLPAEQDGIRIKPWRSHRVAPDQQGDSLGSLQIANGTPVAMTTISPSPPTTVDIGDLREVLNFTPELRSIPAPISVVEDDSILESVPPPVYSGDTLDTPIMNVHHTLVLDAPFVDSLNMDSLASVDAPIVNSLEPVDIPIVNDTDPLNIPIVNDLDLLETPAEFSSNFIAQLEKEGQVEGEDQGPSLGVRPQHTYEIFGELTPDEPSVEVDLTTPGYQTIAELVHESTTQPNDDTTMVTMPSDLASPDYEIIAELVQKLSATTLPDNEPIKTTGTDPGEDLDLTSPLSLVEEVEDGLSDRGWNPMYARVSRKLSRCPTPPPVPPPEDEEEEESLPPLPERSGEMEES; the protein is encoded by the exons ATGGCGCCGGTGGGAGAGGTCATGGGGTCATGGGCAGTGTCAGTGTCGAAGTCATTCTCTCCAGAGGTCGTTGTTTTCtctctgctcttcctcctcctctccatcatcCTCCTCACCCTCTGCACTATCTGTGGAAG GCAATCCTTTGAGCTCCAGGACGGTggtgggagggtggagagaacccAGTCACAGCTGATGAGAGTGGTGAGAGACAAAACAAGCAACAACAATGACGACAGCTATGTCCTGACCAGGGTTACACAGAAGTCAGTAAGAGAGGAG GTAAAGTTGGAGAACACCCTGGCCGCCAGGGAGAACCCCATGATCAATGACATCAGAAAAAACGAGAGAG ATTTCAGTCCCATACCTGAAGACAGTGTCCCAGAGCAGCTTCCTGCTGAGCAGGATGGCATCAGGATCAAACCCTGGAGGAGCCACAGGGTGGCGCCAGATCAGCAAG GTGATTCTCTAGGTTCCTTGCAGATTGCCAACGGAACCCCTGTGGCCATGACGACTAtatctccttctcctcccaccaCCGTCGACATCG GTGACCTGAGGGAGGTCCTGAACTTCACACCCGAGCTCCGCTCTATTCCAGCACCTATATCCGTGGTGGAAGATGACAGCATCCTCGAGTCCGTACCCCCACCTGTCTATTCAGGGGACACCCTGGACACCCCCATCATGAATGTTCACCACACCCTGGTGCTGGATGCCCCCTTCGTGGATTCCCTCAACATGGACAGCCTTGCATCTGTGGATGCCCCCATTGTGAACAGCCTTGAACCTGTCGATATCCCCATTGTGAATGACACTGACCCCCTCAATATCCCCATCGTGAACGACCTTGACCTCCTGGAGACCCCTGCAGAATTCAGCTCCAACTTTATCGCTCAGCTTGAAAAAGAGGGTCAGGTGGAGGGTGAGGACCAGGGCCCTTCCCTGGGGGTCCGACCCCAGCACACCTATGAGATCTTTGGGGAGCTCACACCTGATGAACCCTCTGTGGAAGTGGACCTGACAACCCCAGGCTATCAAACCATAGCTGAACTGGTCCACGAATCAACCACACAGCCTAACGATGACACAACCATGGTCACAATGCCCTCGGACCTGGCAAGCCCAGACTATGAGATTATAGCTGAACTGGTCCAGAAATTGAGCGCAACCACACTGCCTGACAATGAGCCAATAAAAACTACAGGCACAGACCCGGGGGAGGATCTTGACCTGACAAGCCCTCTCTCAttggtggaggaggtagaggatggTTTGAGTGACAGGGGGTGGAATCCAATGTACGCAAGGGTGAGCAGGAAGCTTAGTAGGTGCCCTACCCCACCCCCTGTGCCTCCGCCAGaggacgaggaagaggaggaatctTTACCTCCATTACCGGAAAgaagtggagagatggaggaatcgTAG
- the LOC129811851 gene encoding uncharacterized protein LOC129811851 isoform X3, whose product MAPVGEVMGSWAVSVSKSFSPEVVVFSLLFLLLSIILLTLCTICGRQSFELQDGGGRVERTQSQLMRVVRDKTSNNNDDSYVLTRVTQKSVREEVKLENTLAARENPMINDIRKNERDFSPIPEDSVPEQLPAEQDGIRIKPWRSHRVAPDQQGDLREVLNFTPELRSIPAPISVVEDDSILESVPPPVYSGDTLDTPIMNVHHTLVLDAPFVDSLNMDSLASVDAPIVNSLEPVDIPIVNDTDPLNIPIVNDLDLLETPAEFSSNFIAQLEKEGQVEGEDQGPSLGVRPQHTYEIFGELTPDEPSVEVDLTTPGYQTIAELVHESTTQPNDDTTMVTMPSDLASPDYEIIAELVQKLSATTLPDNEPIKTTGTDPGEDLDLTSPLSLVEEVEDGLSDRGWNPMYARVSRKLSRCPTPPPVPPPEDEEEEESLPPLPERSGEMEES is encoded by the exons ATGGCGCCGGTGGGAGAGGTCATGGGGTCATGGGCAGTGTCAGTGTCGAAGTCATTCTCTCCAGAGGTCGTTGTTTTCtctctgctcttcctcctcctctccatcatcCTCCTCACCCTCTGCACTATCTGTGGAAG GCAATCCTTTGAGCTCCAGGACGGTggtgggagggtggagagaacccAGTCACAGCTGATGAGAGTGGTGAGAGACAAAACAAGCAACAACAATGACGACAGCTATGTCCTGACCAGGGTTACACAGAAGTCAGTAAGAGAGGAG GTAAAGTTGGAGAACACCCTGGCCGCCAGGGAGAACCCCATGATCAATGACATCAGAAAAAACGAGAGAG ATTTCAGTCCCATACCTGAAGACAGTGTCCCAGAGCAGCTTCCTGCTGAGCAGGATGGCATCAGGATCAAACCCTGGAGGAGCCACAGGGTGGCGCCAGATCAGCAAG GTGACCTGAGGGAGGTCCTGAACTTCACACCCGAGCTCCGCTCTATTCCAGCACCTATATCCGTGGTGGAAGATGACAGCATCCTCGAGTCCGTACCCCCACCTGTCTATTCAGGGGACACCCTGGACACCCCCATCATGAATGTTCACCACACCCTGGTGCTGGATGCCCCCTTCGTGGATTCCCTCAACATGGACAGCCTTGCATCTGTGGATGCCCCCATTGTGAACAGCCTTGAACCTGTCGATATCCCCATTGTGAATGACACTGACCCCCTCAATATCCCCATCGTGAACGACCTTGACCTCCTGGAGACCCCTGCAGAATTCAGCTCCAACTTTATCGCTCAGCTTGAAAAAGAGGGTCAGGTGGAGGGTGAGGACCAGGGCCCTTCCCTGGGGGTCCGACCCCAGCACACCTATGAGATCTTTGGGGAGCTCACACCTGATGAACCCTCTGTGGAAGTGGACCTGACAACCCCAGGCTATCAAACCATAGCTGAACTGGTCCACGAATCAACCACACAGCCTAACGATGACACAACCATGGTCACAATGCCCTCGGACCTGGCAAGCCCAGACTATGAGATTATAGCTGAACTGGTCCAGAAATTGAGCGCAACCACACTGCCTGACAATGAGCCAATAAAAACTACAGGCACAGACCCGGGGGAGGATCTTGACCTGACAAGCCCTCTCTCAttggtggaggaggtagaggatggTTTGAGTGACAGGGGGTGGAATCCAATGTACGCAAGGGTGAGCAGGAAGCTTAGTAGGTGCCCTACCCCACCCCCTGTGCCTCCGCCAGaggacgaggaagaggaggaatctTTACCTCCATTACCGGAAAgaagtggagagatggaggaatcgTAG
- the LOC129811850 gene encoding uncharacterized protein LOC129811850, with amino-acid sequence MGSGSSCGKKVATASVKEINAFKRDDNTVHVSNEESHLFKPLKIPKLTNFNQSRNIAQQLDCHSEGHDSEFSVEDYDVDVELDRVLEEYNNREMRSKRKTFAKTLLIGSDTYGFCNSRRVHNESDFNSTPHLQSSELSEGTGAHCPYNGSVEVINKDKHVFHHFSKDTHIQLPSASRENDFLTKGTCVESVPRSESDSVPADSHDPSLSMPVILYDGSEVDLMETIEREFS; translated from the exons ATGGGTAGCGGTAGTAGTTGTGGAAAGAAGGTTGCAACTGCGAGTGTCAAAGAGATAAACGCATTCAAAAGAGATGACAACACAGTCCATGTTTCGAACGAGGAAAGTCACTTGTTCAAACCATTGAAGATACCCAAATTGACGAACTTCAATCAGTCACGAAACATAGCGCAACAACTAGACTGCCACAGTGAAGGACACGACTCGGAATTTTCAGTAGAGGATTATGACGTTGATGTGGAACTGGACCGGGTTCTAGAGGAATATAACAATCGGGAAATGCGTTCCAAAAGGAAAACTTTTGCAAAGACGCTTTTAATCGGGTCAGACACGTATGGATTCTGTAACTCCAGACGGGTCCACAATGAAAGCGATTTCAATTCAACCCCTCACTTGCAGAGTTCTGAGTTGTCGGAAGGGACGGGGGCACATTGTCCTTATAACGGTTCTGTAGAAGTCATCAACAAGGACAAGCATGTCTTTCACCACTTTTCCAAAGATACACACATTCAGCTCCCAAGCGCCTCTCGGGAAAAT GACTTCTTGACAAAGGGGACTTGTGTGGAGTCAGTGCCTCGCTCAGAATCAGACTC AGTCCCTGCCGATAGCCACGACCCCTCTCTTTCCATGCCCGTCATCCTATATGATGGATCAGAAGTGGACCTGATGGAGACCATAGAGAGAGAGTTTAGTTGA